GATGGGCCTGACCCAGCACCGCAACGCCGTCGCGTCGATCCGCGAGATCTGCAACGTCGCGCTGGTGCGCGGCGACATCGGCAAGCGCGGCGCCGGCCTGTGCCCGGTGCGCGGGCACTCGAACGTCCAGGGTGACCGGACGATGGGGATCTGGGAGCGCGTGCCGGAGCACTTCCTCGACTCGCTCCAGGCCGAGTTCGGCTTCGACCCGCCGCGCGAGCACGGTCTCGACACGGTGGACTCGATCCGCGGGATGCGCGACGGCAAGATCACGTTCTTCATGGGCCTGGGCGGCAACTTCGTGAAGGCCGCGCCCGACACGGAGGTCACCGCCGACGCGTTGGCCACCACCGAGATGACCGTGCAGGTCTCGACCAAGCTCAACCGCTCGCACCTCGAGTGCGGCGACACCGCCCTGATCCTGCCCACCATGGGGCGCACCGAGCACAACGCGACCAGCGCGGGCGAGCAGTTCATCACCGTCGAGGACTCGATGTCGGCCGTCCACGCCTCGCGTGGTGTGATCCCGCCGGTCAGCGAGCACGTGCGCTCGGAGATCGCGATCATCGCGGGCATCGCCGAGGCGACGATCGGCGACCGCCACGGGATCCGCTGGGCCGACATGGCCGAGGACTACAACATCATCCGGCACCACATCTCGCGTGTGGTCCCCGGTTGCGAGGAGTACACGCACAACGTCGACCGCCCCGGCGGCTTCGTCCTGCCGCACGCCCCCCGCGACACCCGGACGTTCGAGACCAGCTCCGGCAAGGCCGAGCTCATCGCGTCCCCGCTGGAGGTGCTGCAGGTCCCGGAGGGGCACCTCGTCCTGCAGACCCTGCGGAGCCACGACCAGTTCAACACCACGATCTACGGGCTCAGCGACCGGTACCGCGGCATCGAGGACGGCCGCCGCGTCGTGTTCATGCATCCCGACGACATCGCCGCGCAGGGATTCAAGGACCGCGACATGGTCGATCTCGTGACCCGCTGGGACGACGACGACGTCGACCGGGTCGCCGAGAAGTTCCGCATCGTCTCGTACGAGACGCCGCGCGGATCGGCGGCGGCCTACTACCCCGAGACCAACTCGCTGGTGCCGCTGGACTCGACCGCGACCGGCAGCAACCAGCCGACGTCGAAGTCCGTCATCGTCCGGGCGGTCCCGGCCGGTCAGGGTCGTTCGGACGACACCGGCGGCTCGCAGGAGGGCGTGGGGTCGGACGACTCCCACAAGACCGACCGCCAGCCCCACCACCTGTCGTGACGGAGGCCGCCGCGACCGATCCGTTCGACCTGCAGCGTTTCGTCGACGCCCAGGGCAACGGCACGTACGAGCGAGCCGTCGCCGAGCTGCGCGACGGTCACAAGACGACGCACTGGATGTGGTTCGTGTTCCCGCAGGTCGCAGGGCTCGGACGCAGCGACACCGCCGTCCGCTTCGCGATCTCCGGGCGCGACGAGGCCGCCGCGTACCTGGCGCATCCGGTGCTCGGGCCGCGCCTGGCCGAGTGCGCGGCGATCCTGGCGGACGCACGGGGCACGGCGACGGACGTCCTGGGTGAGGTCGACGCGCAGAAGCTGCGCTCCTCGGTCACGCTGTTCGCCGAGGTCGCCGACGACCCGGCACCGTTCCGCGCCGTGCTCGACCGGCACTTCGCCGGCCTGGCCGACCAGGCGACGCTCGATCGGCTCTGAGTCGCCGAGCCGCACTGACGACGACGCCGCGGACCGTCTGCGGTCCGCGGCGCCGTCGTCAGCGTGTGACTACTTCTTCTTCGAGACCCGCAGCTTGACCTTCTTGCTCCACGCCGGCGAGTACTCCTCCCCTGTCACGACGTAGGCGCGGATCGTGTGGCGTCCCGGCGCGAGCTTCGGCAGGCGGATCGACTTCGTCCTGCCGACCGTGACCGTCCGGACGATCTTGTTGCCGTCGTGGATCAGCACCGTGGCCTTGCGCGGCGCGACGACCGTGATGCGCAGGAGGGCCCGTTTGCCCGACTTCACGGTGGACTTGGCGAGCTTGATGGTCGCGCGGGTGCCCGCCTTGGCCACCTTGACCGTGGCGGTGGCCGTGCTCGGTGCGACCGTGTCGGACCCGAGATAGCTCGCGGTGACCAGATGGCTGCCGACCGGCACGTTCGTCGGCAGGGTCACCGTGGCCCGACCGCGGGTCACGGTACCCGTGACCTTCCTGCCCGCGACCTGCACCGTGACCTTGCCCGTGGCGGCCGGGTCGGACGCGACGGACACGGTGGCCCGGACAGCCGTCCCGTACGTCGTCGCGGTCCGGTCGAGGCTCACCGAGGTCACCGAGTCCGCGGGACCGGTCCACGGCAGCGCGGGAGCGAACGCGGTGTGCACCGCGGCCCGCGCCTGCTGCTCCACGGCGTACCCGAGGCCGAGCACCAACGCGTCGTCCCACGCACGGCCCACGATCTGCACGTTGTTGGACTGCCCCTCCTCGTTCTTGCCGATCGGCAGGATCGCCGTCGGCAGGCCGATGGACTGGGTCGGGACGCCCGAGGCGCGGTCCGAGCTGAAGATCGCCGACGACGCATCGTTGTTGCCGACGCTCGTGAGGAAGCCCGGATAGATCACCGCGGCGACCGGCTCGCCACCGAAGGCGGAGTCCATCCAGCTGGCGGCGGTCTGCTTGTAGGCGTCCCGGCGCTTCAGCAGGTTGTCGACGCTGGTGTCGTCCATCGGCTGGGCCGTGTAGTTGCCGCTCACGTTGTACGGCAGGTTCGCCGGGCTCTCCATGAGCTGCTTGGTGGTCAGCGGGAAGGCGTTCGGACGCTCCTCGGCGATGTAGCGCTCCCACCCCTCGGCACCGGCGCTGCCGGACGTCGGGAAGCTCCCGGTCGGGTTCGCCGGTGCGGTCGCCTGTCCTTCGGCAACCGGCACCAGCGTGCCGCCGGCCGCCTCGATCGCCGTCCTGGCCTGCTCGAGCGCGACCTGACCGGCGTTGTCGTCCGTGATGGCCGTGGACCGGAACGCCGAGGGGACGTATCCGATGACCTTGCCCTTCAGGGCGTCGCTCCTCAGCGCGGACTTCCACTCGGCCGGCCGGTTGCTGTTGTCGACCCGCGACGTGAGCAGGTCGTCAGGGTTGTTGCCCGTGGTCCGCGTCGCGGTGGCGTCGAGCAGGGAGGCGACGTCGGTGACCGACTTGGCGATCGGGCCGGCGTAGTCCGTCGCCCAGGTCAGTGGCATGACGCCGTTGGTGCTGGTGAGGCCGTCGGTGCCGCGGAACGAGGTCAGGCCGGCGCCGGTGGACGGCGCGTACAGCGAGACCCCGGTCTGGGTGCCCATCGCCCCGGCCGCCAGGTCGGCGCCGACCGCCGTCGCGGATCCGCCCGACGAGCCGAACGACGTCTTGGACGGGTACAGCGCGTTCCACGTCTGCTGGAAGCCGCTCTCGCTGAACGAGCCGGAGTTCGCGAACTCCGACAGGTTCGTCTTGCCGATGATGACCGCGCCGGCCTCGCGCAGCCTGGCGACCTGCCAGGCGTCCGCTCCGGGCTGCCAGTCCTTCAGGGCCAGCGTCCCGCCCGAGGTGGGCATGTCCTTGGTGTCGTACAGGTCCTTCAGTGCGATCGGCACGCCCAGGAGGTCGCCCTTCTCGCCGGCCGCGCGCTTCTTGTCCGCCGCCATCGCCTGGGCGACGGCGTCCTTGGCCACCGTGATGAACGCGTGGAACCCCAGGGCGCCGGAGTCGTAGGCCTCGATGCGGTCGAGGTAGGCCTTGGTGACCTGCACCGAGGTCACCGTGCCGGCGACCATGTCGGCCTGCAGGTCGGCGATGGTCTTGCCGGAGACGTCGTACGCGACCTCTGTCGAGTGCAGGGCGGGGGTCTCCCCGGCCGGGATCTGCAGCGGCTCGGCGCCCGCACAGGCGGCCTGGTACGCGGAGAGGTCCCAGTTCGCGAGCGTGCAGATCTCGTCGAGGGTGAGGTTCGCGAAGTCCGGCTTCGCCGCGGCGGCCGCGGTGTCGGTCGAGATCTGGGACGTGTCGCTGCGCGCACCGACCACGACGTACTGCATGAGGGACGTGGTCCGTCCCGGCTCCACCGTCAGCTCGCGCACGAAGCCGAGGTCGTTCGACCGGCTCCCGGTCGGTGTGTACGCCGTGGTGAACGGGTTGGCCTGCTGGTCACCGAGCCGGGTCACCCCGGACCCGACGACGATGCCGGTGGGCCGGGTGTTCCCGGGAGTCGTTGCGGTGAGCCACGTGTCGTCCGCCTCCGCGACCGTGTCACCGTCGCTGGTGGCGCTGATCGTCGCCTTGTTCGGGCTGGGCGTGGCTCCGGTGGTCGTGTGCCCCGACCCGAGCGATCCGCCGAAGGACACCGCGAACGTCACGGGCTCGGTCGAGGTGTTCGTGAAGGTGTCGAAGAAGCTCGTGGTGTTGGTCGCGGAGGTGACCTGGACCTTGCGCGTCATCACCAGGTCGGCGAGGCGGACCGACCTCGTCGACGTGTACGAGCCGGGCGCCGAGGCCGTGAGACCGAAGCCGCGCATCATCTGGTCGTTCATCCGCGGCGCCTCGTCGTCCGGGGTGTCGACGTGGACGAAGATGTTGCCGAAGCCCTCCATCCTGGACTCGGAGACGTTGCGGATCGAGCCGGTGTCGAGGCCCGGTCGTCGCGCATCGTTGATCTGGACGGTGGCGCCGTTGGTGGTCGACGCGCTCGAGAGCGCCTGGGCCGACGGGGTGACGGCCAGCAGGCCGACTCCGAGCGCCGAGGCGAGCGGGAGGGAGACGAGACGCGCGGCGCGCCTCGACGTGGTGGTGGGCATAGGTGGGCCACGTGCTTTCTGGGCGGGGGAAGTGGTGCCCCCGTTTCTATGCCGCCCGCGTGAACGATCCGCCTCCCGCGTGTTGCCACCGTGTAACGGCCTGGGCCCCCCGACCCGGTCGCCGCCTCAGAACAGGTCGGCTGCCTTCACTGCCGTCTCGTAGATGCCGTACGCCAGCGGCACCAGGACCACGATCCAGGCGATGACCAGCAACGGTCCGGCCTTGTCGATCGCCACGTCGGTGCCGCCGTCGCCGGCGGATTCGACGGGTGCCTCAGCCGTGGCGGCCGCCGCCTTGTCCTCGTGGAAGCGCGAGGCGACCGGCCGGATCAGGAGGTTGGCCACGAACCCGACCGCCAAGATGGCGACCATCGTCAGCAGCGCGGGACGGTAGTCCCCCGCGTTGAGCTTGCCGGGCTCGCCCTGGGCGTCCAGGAACCCGTTGACGATCAGCGGGCCCGCCACGCCCGCGGCCGCCCACGCGGTGAGCAGGCGCCCGTGGATCGCGCCGACCTGGTAGGTGCCGAACAGGTCGCGCAGGTACGCCGGCACGGTCGCGAACCCGCCGCCGTAGAAGCTGATGATGACGCCCGCGAGCAGGGCGAACAGGATCGTGGACGACGAGCCCTGGAAGGCCAAGAAGGCGTACAGGACGATGCCGATGCCCAGATAGCCCACGTACATGTTCTTGCGCCCGACGACGTCGGACGTGGACGACCAGATGAACCGGCCCGCGAGGTTGAACAGCGAGAGCAGCCCGACGAAGCCGGCTGCCGACGCCGCACTGACCGAGGACTTGGAGCCGTCACGGAAGAAGTCCTGGATCATCGGGGAGGCCTGCTCGAGGATGCCGATGCCGGCGGTGACGTTGCAGAACAGCACGACCCACAGCAGCCAGAACTGGGGCGTCTTGATCGCGTTGTCGGCCGAGACGTTGTCGGTCGTGACGAGCGCCTTGGCCTTCACTGTCGACGGGTCGAATCCGGCCGGCTTCCAGCCGTCCGCCGGCACGCGGATGAGCCAGGCGCCGAACAGCATCAGGACGAGGTAGACCAGGCCGAGGGTCACGAACAGCTTGGCCACGGCCGAGCCGGACGCGATGCCCGTCGCGGTGTCGTACTTGTCGTCGTAGATGCCGAGCAGCTTGGACGACAGGGGGCTCGCGATCATCGCGCCGCCGCCGAAGCCCATGATCGCCATGCCTGTCGCGAGGCCGGGACGGTCCGGGAACCACTTGATCAGCGTCGACACCGGGGAGATGTAGCCGATCCCCAGGCCGATGCCCCCGATGAAGCCGTAGCCGAGATAGACGAGCCACAGCTGGTCGGTGGCGATGCCGAGCGAGCCGACCATGAACCCGCCGGACCAGAACACCGCCGCGGTGACCATCGCCCGACGCGGTCCCCCGGTGTCGACCCACGTGCCGAAGATCGCCGCGGACAGGCCGAGCATGACGATCGCGATCGAGAAGATGATCCCGATCTTGGTCAGGCTCGAGTCGAAGTGCTGCACGAGCGACGCCTTGTAGACGCTCGTCGCGTACACCTGCCCGATGCAGAAGTGGACTGCCAGTGCGGCCGGCGGGATCAGCCAGCGGTTGAAGCCGGGCTTGGCGACCGTGTGCCGGCGGTCGAGGACTGCGAGTGCCATGTTCTCCCCCAGATGTGACGTACGACGCTCATCCCAACCTAGGGGCCAAGGACCCTGTGCGCACCCGGGCAGCGTCAGACCATGACCGCCCTGCGCACTGCGTCGCGCAGGAAGTCACGGCGCCGGCGGTGCACGACCTCGTCCTCGTCGGCGGTCGCGGCGTACACGTTGCTCACCGGCGACCACGCCATCGACATCGCGATCACCATCGCCATGATGTCGAACGGATCGCCCTCGACCAGGACACCGGCCGCCTGGCCGGCGGCGATGGCGGCCAGCTTGCCCTGGTCCATCCGGTCGGCGTCCGGGACCAGGTGGCCCGCGGGCCGCCGCTCGAGGCGCGCCCACGTGGCCAGCCGGATCAGGTCGGGCCGCGCGAGGTACTCGTCGTACAGACGGACGGCCCAGTCCCCGGGGTCCTCCGCGCTGATGGGCACCACGTCCATGATCCGCTCGAGCGACGCGGCGAAGACCGTGTCGAACAGCTCGTCCTTGCTGCCGAAGTACGCGTACAGCTGGGCCTTGTTGCTGCGCGCCACCGCGACGATGCGGTCCACCCGAGCCCCCGCGATGCCGTGCTGGGCGAACTCCGCGGTCGCCGCCTCGAGCATGCGGGCGCGGGTCGCCTCACCGCGGGCGCTGAGGGCCGGTGTCTCGGTCATGGGTACAGACTACCAACCGGTCTGTTTGCATCCACGGTCCTCACGGGTTACGGTTAACAGACCAACTAGTAGGTATGTTCTGAGGAGATCGCGATGCGCCCGTCCCACGCCCTGCAGGCCGACCAACCGCACGACGTCCCCCACCGGGTGCGGGTCGAGCGACGGGACCTGCGCCCCGACGACGTGGCGATCCGGGTCACCCACTGCGGTGTCTGCCACTCCGATCTGCACGCGCTCGCGGCCGGCCCGGAGGCCTTCCCGCTCGTGCCGGGCCACGAGTTCGTCGGGGAGGTCGTCGAGGTCGGTCCCGACGTGCGCGACTTCGCCGTCGGCGACCCCGTGGCGGTCGGCAACATCGTCGACTCCTGCGGGGTCTGCCCGATGTGCCGCGCCGACCAGGAGAACTTCTGCCAGGACTTCCCGACCCTCACGTACGGCGGCCGCGACCGGGTCGACGGCAGCACCACCCTCGGCGGGTTCAGCACCGAGTACGTCGCCCGCGACCGGTTCGTCTACCACCGTCCGGCCGGTCTCGACGCTGCGGGCGTCGCTCCCCTGATGTGCGCGGGCGTCACGGTCTGGGAGCCGCTGCGCGCGTGGGGCGTCGGCGACGGATCGGCGGTCGGCGTCGTCGGGCTCGGCGGGCTCGGCCACCTGGCGGTCAAGATGGCGCACGCACTCGGCGCACGCGTGACCGTCTTCACCAGGACGCTCGACAAGGCCGACGACGCTCGCGCGCTGGGCGCCGACGACGTCGTCCTCTCCACCGACGACGCGGCGATGGCCGCCGTGGCCGGCACCCTTGACCTGGTGATCGACACGGTCGCCGTCCCGCACCCGGTCGAGCCCTATCTCCGTGTGCTCGCGATGGACGGCACCCTCTGCTCGCTGGGCCATCTCGGACCGGTGACCGTCGAGACCACGGCCCTGCTCATCGGGCGCAAGCGGCTCTCGTCGTCCGGCAGCGGCGGACGACGGAGCACGCGAGAGATGCTCGACTTCTGCAGCCGGCACGGGATCGTCGCCGACGTCGAGGTGCTGCCGTCGCGGTCGATTGCCGTCGCACTCGAACGCCTCGAGGCCGGTGACGTCCGCTACCGGTTCGTGCTCGACCTCGCCGACCTCTGAGCGGGACCGCCGAGCGACGCCACGGAGGCGTCTCCCGAGCGGGGCTCCGGCGCCCCGGTACAGTTCGAGCGTGAGCGCAACGGCCGGTCGGATCTTCCTGTCCCGCATCGTCGGGCAGGCGGTCTTCGACCCCGCGGGCGACCAGGTCGGCAAGCTGCGCGACGTCGTGGTGGCCATCCGGTCGGCGAAGCAGCGTCCGCGCGTCCTCGGCATCGTCGTGGAGGTCCTCGGCCGGCGCCGTGTGTTCCTGCCCATCACGCGCGTGACGTCGCTCGACTCCGGCCAGATCATCACGACCGGCGTCCTGAACGTCCGCAGGTTCGAGCAGCGCAGCACCGAGACGCTCGCGATCCACGAGCTCCTCGACCGCACCGTGACCCTCCCGGACGGCAACCCGGGCACGGTCTACGACCTCGCGATGGAGCAGGACCCGCGCCGCGACTGGTACATCTCCCACCTCGCGGTCCAGGCGGGCGGCAAGCGCTTCGGCCGCCGCGGCCCCCACCAAGTGCTGGAGTGGGACGAGGTCAAGGGCCTCACCTCCGAGGAGACCGGCCAGGGCGCGACGCACCTGCTCGCCACGATGGACGAGATGCGTGCCGTCGACGTCGCCAACGCCCTGCGGGACCTGCCCTCCAAGCGCCGCATGGAGGTCGTCTCCGAGCTCGACGACGAGCGCCTCGCCGACGTCCTCGAGGAGCTCCCCGAGAAGTACCAGATCGAGATCCTCGGCGTGCTCGACCCGGGCCGTGCGGTCGACGTGCTCACCGAGATGGACCCCGACGACGCGGCCGACCTGCTCGGCGAGCTCCCGCCGGCGACGGCGGAGGGGCTGCTGCTGCAGATGGAGCCGCAGGACGCCCAGGACGTGCGCCGTCTGCTGTCGTACGAGGAGCGCACGGCCGGCGGCATGATGACGACCGAGCCGGTGGTCCTGTCGCCCGACGCGACGATCGCCGAGGCCCTGGCACGCGTCCGCAACCCCGACCTCATCCCCGCGCTGGCCTCGCTGGTCTACGTGTGCCGGCCCCCGCTCGAGACGCCGACCGGCAGGTTCCTCGGCATCGTGCACTTCCAGGCCCTGCTGCGCGAGCCCCCGTCGACCCTCGTCGGGGCGATCGTCGACAACGACATCGACTGGCCCCGTCCCGGGGCGTCGCTGCAGCACGTCGCCAACCTGCTGGCGGCGTACAACATGGTCGCGCTTCCCGTCGTCGACGAGAACTCCCACCTGCTCGGGGCGGTGACCATCGACGACGTCCTCGATCACCTGCTCCCGGAGGGGTGGCGCGAGAGCGACCCGGACAACGCGGAGGTGGTCACCCATGGCTGAGCGCGCACGTCTCGACCAGCCCCGCGAGGTCCGCCGGTCCATCCGCCCCCGCCGCCGCGAGCTCGATCCAGAGCGCTTCGGCCGGTTCGCGGAGTCCACCGCCCGGTTCCTCGGCACCGCCACGTTCATCGCGTGGATGACGGTCTTCGTCGCGATCTGGATCGGCTGGAACATGCCGTACGGTCCCGATCGTCACCGGTGGGACGAGTACCCGTTCATCTTCTTGACCCTCATCCTGTCGCTGCAGGCGTCGTACGCAGCCCCGCTGATCCTGCTGGCGCAGAACCGGCAGGAGGCCCGCGACCGCGTCACGCAGGAGCAGGACCGTGACGCGACCGCGCAGGCGGCCGCCGACATGGAGTTCCTGGCCCGCGAGGTCGCCAGCCTGCGCCTGGGCATCGGCGAGGTCGCGACTCGCGACTTCATCCGCGGTGAGCTCCGCAACTTGGTCAACGACCTGGAGAAGCGCGACGACGTCGGCGAGGACGAACCGGCCCCCTAGGCACGGACCGCCTGGACGATCGCGTCGTGCATCGTCCCGGCCTGCCCCTGACGGCGGACCGTCGTGACGTCGATCGACGACCACTCCGACGGGTCGAGCCAGCCGGCCGCCTCCTCGCCGGTCCAGCGGACGTCCGGGAACTCGTGGTCGCCGTGCCGCTCGTCGATCGGGTCGTGCCCGACGAGCAGGAGCGTGCCTCCCGGCGCGACCGCTGCGCCCAGCTGCCGGTAGAGCGTCGTCAGCGCGGGGCGCGGGAGGTACATGAACTGCGCCGACACCAGGTCGTACGCCCCGGGGTCACCCAGCCACGTGCCGAGGTCGACCTGCTGCCAGGTGATCGCGTCCGCGACCCCGGCCTCCACCGCGTGCCGGGCCGCCTTGTCGAGGGCGACCCGGGACACGTCGAGCGCCGTGACGGTCCAGCCCTGGCGGGCCAGCCAGATCGCGTCGGCGCCCTCGCCGGCACCGACGTCCAGCGCCCGTCCCGGGGCCATCCCGGTCACCCTGTCGACGAGCTGCGGATTGGGCTGCCCGCTCCAGATCCGGTCCTCGGACCCGTACCGCTCGTCCCAGAACTCCTCGGTGAACATGTCTCCGCTCATCTGTCCCTCACGACCCTCGTCTCGTCCCACACCGGCTCGTCCGACTCGTACAGCCTGCCATCGGCCCCGAACACCAGGAACCGGTCGAAGCTCCGCGCGAACCACCGGTCGTGGGTCACCGCCACGACCGTGCCCTCGAAGGTCGACAGGGCCGCCTCGAGCGCCTCGGCCGACTCCAGGTCGAGGTTGTCGGTCGGCTCGTCCAGCAGCAGCATCGTCGCGTGCGCGAGCTCGAGCAGCAGGATCTGGAACCGGGCCTGCTGCCCTCCGGACAGCTGGTCGAACGCCTGGTCGCCGGCCTTCGCCAGGCCGTACCGGTCGAGCGCCTTCGCCGACCCCTCGTGGCCCATCCCCCGCCGGTGGCCGTCGCCGTGGTGGAGGATCTCGAGCAGCGTGCGACCCATCAGCGACGGGTGCTCGTGCGTCTGGGCGAACCAGCCGGGACGGACCCGCGACCCCAGCCGCGCCATCCCCGTGTGGTCGACCGGTGGCGGCACGACCTCACCGACCGGCTCGTGCTCGATGTCGGGACGGGAGCCGCCGGCGGCGAGCAGCCGCAGGAAGTGCGACTTGCCCGACCCGTTGCTGCCCAGCACGGCGACCCGCTCCCCGAACCAGATCTCCAGGTCGAACGGCTGCATGAGCCCCGTGAGCTCGACCTGCTCGGCGACGACCGCCCGCTTGGCCGTGCGCCCGCCCTCGAGCCGCATCCGCAGGTTCTGCGCGATCGGCACCGCCTCCGGAGGTCCCTCACGCTCGAAGCGGTCCAAGCGGGTCTGCGCGGCCTGGTACCTCGCTGCCATGTCCGAGTTGTAGGCGGCCTTCTGCCGGTACATCAGCACGAGCGCCTTGAGCTTGGCCCGCTCCTCGTCCCAGCGCAGCCGACGCTCCTCGAGCTTGGCGTTGCGGTCCAGCCGGGCCTGCAGGTACGTCGAGAACCGTCCCGGGTGCACCCACAGCGTGCTGCCGGCCGCTCCGGGCTCGAGGGTCGCGATCCGTTGAGCGACCCGCTCGATGAGCTCGCGGTCGTGGCTCACGAACAGCACGGTCTTGGGCGTCTCCACGAGCCGTTCCTCGAGCCACCGCTTGGCCGGAACGTCGAGGTAGTTGTCGGGCTCGTCCAGCAGGAGCACCTGCTCGGGCCCGCGGAGCAGCGCCTCGAGCACGAGCCGCTTCTGCTCGCCACCGGACAACGTCGTGACCTGGCGGTACTGGGCCTGCTGGAACGGCACGCCGAGCGCCGCCATCGTGCACATGTCCCACATCGCCTCGTGCTCGTAGCCGCCGGCGTCGCCCCAGTCGACGATCGCCTGCGCGTACGCCATCTGGTCCTGCTCCTCGTCGCGCTCGATCATCGCGAGCTCGCTGCGGTCGACCTCGGCGGCGGCCGCGCGGACGACCGGCGGAGCGACCGACACGAGCAGGTCGCGCACCGTGCTGTCGTCGCGGACCGACCCGATGAACTGGCGCATGACGCCGAGCCCGCCGGTCACGGTGACCGCCCCGGAGTGCGGGTCGAGGTCGCCGGTGGCGATGCGCGTCAGCGTCGTCTTGCCCGTCCCGTTGGGACCGATGAGTGCGACCTTCGCGCCCTCGCCGACACGGAGGCTGACGTCGGACAGCAGCGGCCGCCCGTCGGAGAGCGTGAAGCTGATCGAGCTGAGGTCGAGGTGTCCCACGCGTCCATCGTCGCAGCGCGGCCCGGTTAGGTCACACTCAGCCATCCCGTTGCCGTACCCCCCGTACGATGGGGGCATGGCAGTCGTCACCGAAGAACAGATCCGCGCCGCTCTCGGCACGGTCAACGATCCCGAGATCAAGCGTCCCATCACCGAGCTCGGCATGGTCGACGCGATCACGATCGAGGATGCGCAGATCACCGTCCGCCTCCTGCTGACCGTCTCCGGCTGCCCGCTGAAGGACACCCTCACGCGTGACATCACCGCAGCGGTCGGTGCCGCGGCGCCGGCGCACGCCGTGGTCGTCGACATGGGCGTCATGACCGACGAGCAGCGCAAGGACATGCAGGCGATGCTGCGCGGTGGCCGCGCCGACCGTGAGGTGCCGTTCGCGCAGCCCGGCTCGCTGACCAAGGTGTACGCGATCGCGTCCGGCAAGGGCGGTGTGGGCAAGTCCACCGTCACCGTCAACCTGGCGCTCGCGATGGTGCGCCGCGGCCTGAAGGTCGGCATCGTCGACGCCGACATCTACGGCCACTCGATCCCCGACATGCTGGGCGTGGGCGACATCCGCCCGACCCAGGTCGAGGACATGATCATGCCCGTCCCGATCAAGGGCCTCAAGGTCATCAGCATCGGGATGCTCAAGCCCCGCAAGGACCAGGTCGTCGCCTGGCGCGGCCCGATGCTCGACCGTGCCCTCGTGCAGATGCTCAGCGACGTCTACTGGGGCGATCTCGACGCCCTGCTGCTGGACCTCCCGCCCGGAACCGGCGACATGGCCATCAGCCTCGGCCAGCACCTGCCCAACGCCGAGGTCCTCGTCGTGACGACGCCGCAGCCCGCTGCGGCGGACATCGCCGAGCGCGCCGGCACGATGGCCTCGATGATGCACCAGCGCGTGGTCGGCGTCATCGAGAACATGTCGTACCTGCAGATCCCCGGCGGCGAGCGCATGGAGATCTTCGGCTCCGGTGGAGCCGCGAAGGTCGCCGAGACGCTCAGCGGCCGCTTCGGCTACGACGTCCCGATGCTCGGGCAGATCCCCCTCGACCAGACGCTGCGCGAGGGCGGCGACGCCGGCGACCCGATCGTCCTGGCGGACCCGGACTCGGAGTCGGCCAAGATCCTGCAGGGCGTCGCGGACCAGCTCAGCGGACGCTCGCGCGGCCTCGCCGGCATGCAGCTGGGGCTCGCACCCGCCGGTCGCCTGTAGGGTCCCAGCATGTTCGGCATGGGCATGCCCGAGATCGGTCTGATCCTCGTGGTCGCCCTGCTCGTCTTCGGACCCGAGAAGCTCCCCGAGCTCGCCAAGCAGGCCGGCGGGTTCGTCCGCACCCTGCGG
Above is a genomic segment from Aeromicrobium chenweiae containing:
- a CDS encoding DUF1003 domain-containing protein gives rise to the protein MAERARLDQPREVRRSIRPRRRELDPERFGRFAESTARFLGTATFIAWMTVFVAIWIGWNMPYGPDRHRWDEYPFIFLTLILSLQASYAAPLILLAQNRQEARDRVTQEQDRDATAQAAADMEFLAREVASLRLGIGEVATRDFIRGELRNLVNDLEKRDDVGEDEPAP
- a CDS encoding magnesium transporter MgtE N-terminal domain-containing protein, producing the protein MSATAGRIFLSRIVGQAVFDPAGDQVGKLRDVVVAIRSAKQRPRVLGIVVEVLGRRRVFLPITRVTSLDSGQIITTGVLNVRRFEQRSTETLAIHELLDRTVTLPDGNPGTVYDLAMEQDPRRDWYISHLAVQAGGKRFGRRGPHQVLEWDEVKGLTSEETGQGATHLLATMDEMRAVDVANALRDLPSKRRMEVVSELDDERLADVLEELPEKYQIEILGVLDPGRAVDVLTEMDPDDAADLLGELPPATAEGLLLQMEPQDAQDVRRLLSYEERTAGGMMTTEPVVLSPDATIAEALARVRNPDLIPALASLVYVCRPPLETPTGRFLGIVHFQALLREPPSTLVGAIVDNDIDWPRPGASLQHVANLLAAYNMVALPVVDENSHLLGAVTIDDVLDHLLPEGWRESDPDNAEVVTHG
- a CDS encoding TetR family transcriptional regulator: MTETPALSARGEATRARMLEAATAEFAQHGIAGARVDRIVAVARSNKAQLYAYFGSKDELFDTVFAASLERIMDVVPISAEDPGDWAVRLYDEYLARPDLIRLATWARLERRPAGHLVPDADRMDQGKLAAIAAGQAAGVLVEGDPFDIMAMVIAMSMAWSPVSNVYAATADEDEVVHRRRRDFLRDAVRRAVMV
- a CDS encoding OFA family MFS transporter, with product MALAVLDRRHTVAKPGFNRWLIPPAALAVHFCIGQVYATSVYKASLVQHFDSSLTKIGIIFSIAIVMLGLSAAIFGTWVDTGGPRRAMVTAAVFWSGGFMVGSLGIATDQLWLVYLGYGFIGGIGLGIGYISPVSTLIKWFPDRPGLATGMAIMGFGGGAMIASPLSSKLLGIYDDKYDTATGIASGSAVAKLFVTLGLVYLVLMLFGAWLIRVPADGWKPAGFDPSTVKAKALVTTDNVSADNAIKTPQFWLLWVVLFCNVTAGIGILEQASPMIQDFFRDGSKSSVSAASAAGFVGLLSLFNLAGRFIWSSTSDVVGRKNMYVGYLGIGIVLYAFLAFQGSSSTILFALLAGVIISFYGGGFATVPAYLRDLFGTYQVGAIHGRLLTAWAAAGVAGPLIVNGFLDAQGEPGKLNAGDYRPALLTMVAILAVGFVANLLIRPVASRFHEDKAAAATAEAPVESAGDGGTDVAIDKAGPLLVIAWIVVLVPLAYGIYETAVKAADLF
- a CDS encoding NAD(P)-dependent alcohol dehydrogenase; amino-acid sequence: MRPSHALQADQPHDVPHRVRVERRDLRPDDVAIRVTHCGVCHSDLHALAAGPEAFPLVPGHEFVGEVVEVGPDVRDFAVGDPVAVGNIVDSCGVCPMCRADQENFCQDFPTLTYGGRDRVDGSTTLGGFSTEYVARDRFVYHRPAGLDAAGVAPLMCAGVTVWEPLRAWGVGDGSAVGVVGLGGLGHLAVKMAHALGARVTVFTRTLDKADDARALGADDVVLSTDDAAMAAVAGTLDLVIDTVAVPHPVEPYLRVLAMDGTLCSLGHLGPVTVETTALLIGRKRLSSSGSGGRRSTREMLDFCSRHGIVADVEVLPSRSIAVALERLEAGDVRYRFVLDLADL
- a CDS encoding SAM-dependent methyltransferase, producing the protein MSGDMFTEEFWDERYGSEDRIWSGQPNPQLVDRVTGMAPGRALDVGAGEGADAIWLARQGWTVTALDVSRVALDKAARHAVEAGVADAITWQQVDLGTWLGDPGAYDLVSAQFMYLPRPALTTLYRQLGAAVAPGGTLLLVGHDPIDERHGDHEFPDVRWTGEEAAGWLDPSEWSSIDVTTVRRQGQAGTMHDAIVQAVRA